A genomic window from Eleginops maclovinus isolate JMC-PN-2008 ecotype Puerto Natales chromosome 9, JC_Emac_rtc_rv5, whole genome shotgun sequence includes:
- the diras1a gene encoding GTP-binding protein Di-Ras1a: protein MPEQSNDYRVVVFGAGGVGKSSLVLRFVKGTFRDTYIPTVEDTYRQVISCDKSVCTLQITDTTGSHQFPAMQRLSISKGHAFILVFSITSRQSLEELKPIYQQVLAIKGTVESIPIMLVGNKSDETAQREVDTKVAEAQAAAWKCAFMETSAKTNSNVKELFQELLSLEKKRDMSLSIDGKRSGKQKRADKLKGKCSIM from the exons ATGCCTGAGCAGAGTAATGATTACCGGGTGGTGGTGTTTGGAGCCGGTGGAGTGGGGAAGAGCTCGCTGGTCCTTCGGTTTGTCAAAGGCACCTTCAGAGACACCTACATCCCCACTGTGGAGGACACATACAGACAG GTGATCAGCTGTGATAAGAGCGTCTGTACGCTGCAGATTACTGACACAACAGGAAGTCATCAGTTTCCCGCCATGCAGCGACTTTCCATCTCTAAGGGCCACGCCTTCATCCTAGTGTTCTCCATCACCAGCCGCCAATCACTGGAGGAGTTGAAACCCATATACCAACAG GTCCTGGCCATCAAAGGTACAGTGGAGTCCATTCCCATCATGCTTGTGGGCAACAAAAGCGATGAGACGGCTCAGCGCGAGGTGGATACGAAGGTGGCCGAGGCTCAGGCTGCAGCCTGGAAGTGTGCCTTCATGGAGACATCGGCCAAGACAAACTCCAACGTGAAGGAACTGTTCCAGGAGCTGCTGTCcctggagaagaagagggacaTGAGCCTGAGCATCGACGGCAAGCGCTCAGGAAAACAGAAACGAGCCGACAAATTGAAGGGGAAGTGCAGCATCATGTAG